In the Aquimarina spinulae genome, TATAAACGTAGATAATCGAGAGCTATAACTAGCCCGCGCCTAAGCTTAAGGTTTCTGTGCAATCATGGAGCCTGATCATACTGCGCGGGTTGGTTTTATAGCTCTGGGGAGAGCAGTCGGTATACCGATGGTCGATATAATTAGTGCGAGGAAAAACACAATGATGTGACGAAGATATATAATGTGCCGATGATCGATAAAAATGTTGTGAGGATGATGTTACTTATACCGATGGTTAATACATACCAATTGTGGATACTGTTTTTATTGTAATAAAAGGAAATGTATTCATTTACATATGAGTATGACATCACGGTACAAAGTTTTGTATACGCTGAGCTCGTTGATTTTACTTTTGGATTCTATACAAAAGATCGAAAAACAAATATTCTTAACCCTTTTATAGGCTGGCTAAGAGAACGGTTAATCCAAACCAAATATCAGATACCTAAAACCTCTTCGAATTTATTTTTAAAAAAACTTTCATTTTTTTTTTTCTCAGTCCCGAAAAACGAAACTGGGATGCTTTAATATTGCATTGGGAATACGATTAAAAACACAAAAAACAAGTTCATTTATAATGCTTTACCTATGTTTTTAGATGCTTGCTAAAGATGACTTCACCAGTATAGAGTTTCTGGTTTGTTTTCATAGTTGGTTAGGAGTTTACTAAGGGGTAAGCAATTGAACAATTCAATCCTTACAAAAATTACTTTTATGAAAAAACAACTTTTATTCTTTGTTTTTATGCTGAGTGCTGTGATGGTGGGTCAGGAGTTACCAGATCTGGCTCCTCCTACTCCAGAGGTAGCCGCTATGGGTAAATATCTTGATGTGCCAGTGAGTCTTTTTACAGGCACTCCTAATATTTCGATTCCACTGGCCAGTATCTCCGAGGGCATGCTGAGTGCTTCGGTCTCTGTGAGTTATCATGCTTCAGGGATTAGAGTAGGTGAGATGGCCTCCCGAGTGGGATTAGGCTGGTCACTTCATGGCGGAGGTATGATCTCCCGCCAGGTTCGCGGTATTGCCGATGACCACACCGAAGGCTTTATTAATACCAGTAACACAATTGATCATTATTTTGCCCAGGATGCCAATGGGCGAGCACAATTATTTCAATCCGCCTTATCAGACAACCAGGATTTTGAATCAGATGTCTACCATATCAATGTCGCCGGGTTGTCAGGCAAGTTCTTTTTTAATCAGAACGGTACTATCGTTATGCATCAAAAGAGTGATTTAAAGATTGTGGCGCTTCGTGATGGGATTACCATTTCAGGATGGCAGGTGACCACCCCAGAAGGAGTGCTCTATAGTTTTGGAGTCATTCCGGGAACTACTCAACAGGTAGCTGAAATCAAGGAGACCCGTTTTTTTTCGCAAGCAACTAATTTACCTTCAAGAATTATAGAACATACTACGGGATGGTACTTAACTCAGATTTCTGATTATCGTGGGAATCAAATCAATTTTAACTATACCAAGGGGACTCAACAGATTACCTATTGGAATATAACGGGGCAAAGTAAAAATTTAATAGGAGTTGGATCATCGTGTAGTAGCAGTACTGCAGAGCCTGTTTCTTTGACAGAAGATAAGTATACCCCTACCTATTTATCATCTATCACGACTACTCAAGGTAGTATTGTTTTAGAATATAATGATACCCGTATAGATCTTAAAAATGACAAAGCGCTTACCGGGGTCAAACTGTTAGATAGCAACAATGCTACTATTGATCGATATGTGTTGGAACAAGGATATTTTACTTCTGCTGGGGGTATGGAGCATTTATTGAATTATGGCGATACAGATCAGCGTACCAAGCGTCTTTATCTTAAAACCATCACCCAACAAAAAGGTAGTACAGACAATAAAGTTCATCGTTTTACCTATAACCAGGCCCATCAATTGCCAGAGCGTTTTTCGTTTTCACAGGATTTATGGGGGTATTATAACGGAGTCAATAATGCTAAACTATATCCTGGTATTGTGTATGTTCCTTATACTTCTGCTGTAGAGGTAGCAGGAGCAGATAGAACCGTAAGCGAATTGCATACCAAGGCCTTATTGTTAGAAGAGATTGTTTATCCAACAGGAGGAAAAAGCAAGTTTATTTTTGAATCCAATACCTTATCAGGGAATCAAGATTTTTTTATAGGAACCAAAATGGTAGACCAACAAATCCCAGGAGCCCAGTTGCATAACGATGCTTCACAACCCGGGGCTACTTTTTCTACCACCTTTACCCTTAGTGAATCTACTGATGCCTATTATAGTGTAGAGGCAGAAACCTCTTGTCAATACAGTAACAACGATTGTCCGGCGATACGTTTATATAAAGACGATGCTATTATCACGACTTTTAATACCGCCAATGAGACTGGTATTGAGGGTTTATCTGCTGGTAGCTATACTATAAAAATTGAAAATGGTCCATTTCAAACGGGGAATACTGTGAGTATTGCTTTTACTCAAAAAATAGCCATTAATGCAAGCCAGGCTAATGAAGCAATAGTTGGAGGCTTACGGATAAAAGAAATCCAGTTTATGGATTATGATGATACCATGATCAATAGTAAGCAATATAACTATCAAAAGTTTGATGATGCTACAGTATCTAGTGGAAGGTCTTTAAACCCTCCAGTTTTTGTATCGCGTAGGATCCCTTTTAGTGACTGTAGCCAGGATGTTTTACGATCAAATTCAATTTTTCCACTCAATGGTCAAGGTGGTTCTCATGTAAATTATACAAATGTTACCGAATATAATCAGGGTCAAGAAAATGGAAAAACCCAGTACATCTATAGCTACAGTGCAGATGGGAGTATTAATGCTACTAATGTATTTGATGGTATTGGTAATTTGATGGTTCCTGCAACAGATTATTCACATCGTAGAGGGCAGTTATTAGAAGAGAAACAGTATCGATATGAGAAATCAACAGATAAGTTTACCATAGTTGAAGCCACAAAAACGATCTATACTCCTACCGATGATTTACGAACACAAAACCTGATGATGGGTAAGGTTGGAGATCTTAATGAACATGCAAGATATGATAACATCAGTGAACGCTATTTACCCTCTGGTAGAGAACAAACAACATATTATCCATCGGGAGCTGTAAAAACGACGACTCAGTATACTTATGATATAGGGTATCAGGGGAGAACCATCCCTATAGCAACTACCACTACCAATAGCTTTGGAGAGATGATAACCTCTAAACGTTTTTTTGCAGATGATGTAACCTCTGCTACCGCTCTTGGAGCACCTCTTACTACCGAGGAGTACACCGCAATAGGTACTCTTAAAAAGAGTAGTGGTCATCGTATAGGAGAGCCTATCCAGCAAGAAACCTGGGTAGGGGATCAACAAGTAAGTGTACAACGTACGACATATAAGGTTTGGAATGGTATGACCTTACCCAAGGCGATTCAAGCCTCTAAATCAGGAGGGGCCCTGGAAGATCGTATCGAATACCTGTCTTATGATGCCAAAGGGAATCCCTTAGAGGTAAAACAATCAGAGGGGAGTCACCTTATTTATATCTGGGGGTATCAGGATAGTTTCCCTATTGCCAAGGTTGTAAAATCCAGTTATACGGGTATGCCAGCAGCAGTAACGAGTTTGATTGATCAGTTAAAAACGGTTTCAAACAGTGAAGATAGTACCGCAAAAGAGCAAAACATGCGAGATCTGGTGGTTCAGCTTCGGGCACATTCTTATTTTGCTGGTGCACAAATCACTTCCTATACCTATGATCCACTGATAGGGGTAACCTCTGTTACCGATCCCAAAGGATATACTATGCATTATAGCTATGATACCTTTAATAGATTGGAATATGTAAAGGATGATGCCGGGAAGCTGATTTCAGAGAACAAATACGGGTATAAAAAATAAGGAAAACAATGAGAAATACTAAGATACAACAGTATATAATTTTGCTTGTCCTAATGATGAGCAGTACAATGATGTTCTCTCAATTAGGAGATTGTGGTATTACTTCTTACCGTGATGCCGATGGTGATGGTTGGGGAGATTATAACAACAAAACCTGTCAGCTTACTATTCCCAGTGGATATGTTTCTAAATACGGAGATATTAATGACAATAATCAATGGATTACCAATATCCCACCTAAGAACTTTTATAGAGATGCCGATGGAGATGGTTGGGGTAATCCCAATATAGTAACCTATCGTAGTGTACAGCCTTCAGGTTATGTGACCAATAATAGTGATCGTGATGACAGTACCAGTTTGATTACCAATATTGCACCTCGACATTTTTATAGAGATGGCGATGGCGATGGATATGGTCATCCTGGTATAAGCACCTATCGCAGTGTACAACCCTCTGGATATGTAACCAATAGTAGTGATTGTAATGATGGCAGCAGTGCCATACATCCTAATACAGTATGGTATAAGGATAGTGATGGTGATGGTTTTGCGATTGCAACAAAAAAGCAATGTAGCAACCCCGGAGCAGGATATACCCTTAGTGTGCTTCCGGTTACCGATTGTCATGATGGCGATAGTAGTTTAAACCCCAATACGATTTGGTATCCTGATGGTGATAGTGATGGCTGGGGAACGGCCTCTGATTTGGGAGCGGTAAAGAGACAATGTAGCCAACCAACCGGTTATACACAAAAGGTAGGAGATTGTAATGATAATAACATTAATATCCACCCCGAAACCGTTTGGTATAAGAATAGTGATGGTGATGGCTTTGCCAGTACCTCTAAGGTGCAATGTACCAATCCGGGAGCAGAGTATACTTATGAAGAATTACCTCTGGGGGATTGTGATGATAGTGATGCTGCTATCCATCCTAATACAGTTTGGTATAAGAATAGTGATGGGGATGGTTTTGCCAGTACCTCTAAGGTACAATGTAGTAATCCTGGAGCTGGTTATAGCTTAACGGTAAAACCATTGGGGGATTGTGATGATAGTAATGCAGCGATTCATCCTAATACAGTTTGGTATAAGAATAGTGATGGCGATGGTTTTGCCAGTACGACCAAAACCCAATGTGCTCACCCAGGTAGCGGCTATAGTTTAACGGTAAAACCACTGGGAGATTGTGATGATGGTAGTGCTGCCATCCACCCTAATACGGTTTGGTATGCAGATACCGATGGTGATGGTTTTGGAGACCCTAATGTTTTAAAACAACAGTGTATCCAACCTGCGGGGTATGTATTGAATAATAATGATCAATGTCCAGAAAAATCAGGACCCCAACAAGGCTGTATTTTTATTCCTCATCAGCTTCATCTCTCTAATGAGAATTATGTGTTTACCCGGGTGTATCAAAAGCCAATGACCTCACCAGACCAGATACATTATAATAAAGATGTGATAGAGAGTGTCACCTATTTTGATGGATTGGGTAGAACAAAACAACAAATAGCGATCAAAGCTTCACCCGATGGTAAGGATATTGTAACTCACATCGGGTATGATGAGTATGGCAGGCAAGACAAACAATACCTGCCTTTTGAGTCGAATACTAGCTGTGGGTAGTTATAAAGATGTTGATATTGTTAACGATATTAACCAGTATTATGAAACTAAGTACGCCTGATGATTTTATCGGAGTAGCAAAAGGATCATGAAGGATTTTAATGCCTATTCAGAAAGTGTGTTTGAAGCTTCTCCTCTTAACAGAGTAGTAGAACAGGGAGCTCCGGGTAAGGATTGGAAAGGCTAATAAAGATAGTGACTACAGATCATACGATTAAATTTAATTGGGATACCAATATCGGCTAATGAAGTGGTTACTTTTAAGGTAAATTTTGCCAACCCATGGTGATACAGAAACCCCAGCCTTAGTACAAGATGGTTTTTACCCTGCCAATCAGTTGTATGTTACCATCACCAAAGATGAGAACTGGACTGCGACAGATGGTCAATAATCCATACGACCAAAGAGTACAAGGATAAACAAGGTAGAGTGATCTTAAAAAGAACCGTATGCTGTTGGGGCGCCGAGCGTAGTCGAGGCGCATGACACCTATTATGTGTATGATAGATTTGGGAATTTAACCTATGT is a window encoding:
- a CDS encoding DUF6443 domain-containing protein, producing MRNTKIQQYIILLVLMMSSTMMFSQLGDCGITSYRDADGDGWGDYNNKTCQLTIPSGYVSKYGDINDNNQWITNIPPKNFYRDADGDGWGNPNIVTYRSVQPSGYVTNNSDRDDSTSLITNIAPRHFYRDGDGDGYGHPGISTYRSVQPSGYVTNSSDCNDGSSAIHPNTVWYKDSDGDGFAIATKKQCSNPGAGYTLSVLPVTDCHDGDSSLNPNTIWYPDGDSDGWGTASDLGAVKRQCSQPTGYTQKVGDCNDNNINIHPETVWYKNSDGDGFASTSKVQCTNPGAEYTYEELPLGDCDDSDAAIHPNTVWYKNSDGDGFASTSKVQCSNPGAGYSLTVKPLGDCDDSNAAIHPNTVWYKNSDGDGFASTTKTQCAHPGSGYSLTVKPLGDCDDGSAAIHPNTVWYADTDGDGFGDPNVLKQQCIQPAGYVLNNNDQCPEKSGPQQGCIFIPHQLHLSNENYVFTRVYQKPMTSPDQIHYNKDVIESVTYFDGLGRTKQQIAIKASPDGKDIVTHIGYDEYGRQDKQYLPFESNTSCG